A region of the Litchfieldia alkalitelluris genome:
TCTCTTTGAAAAAGCAAAGTATAGTAAGGAACAAATGACAGATGGAGAATTAAAACTAATTAAGGAAAAGGTACACCTTTTAAAGAAGCTTATGAAGACTAGGGGTTAATGTAGTATGAGATAGGCAACGTTCTATTTGTCTACCTTGAAAATAATTTAGATATTGGAGTCCATGCGCTGCGATCCACTTGCTTTCCGCGGGGTGGTCCGCGAGCCTCCTCGTCGCCAGGGGCTCCTGTGGGGTCTCACGAGACCGCTAGATCCCACAGGAGTCGAGTGGCTCTTCGCTCATTCCACACTAAGGGGTAACCATTTTCATTCACCATGGTACGAAATACTTATTTAGCATAGGTGTCTACCCTGAAAATAGAAATGCGGAAGGCGCTCGTTCATCGGCGACAGGCATAAGACGAGCCGGCTAGAAGGTTGCTTTTTAACCTTCTTGCCGGATTGACTTAGACCTGAGAGCCGATAGCGCCTGAAGCTAGACACTAAGCTAAGTATAATTTTTCATACTCCATGGTGCTAATTTTAATTAGCATAGATGTCTACCCTGAAAATACATAGGTAGTGGAGTTCCATGAGCTGCAATCCACTTGCTTTCCGCGGGGCGGTCCGTGAGCCTCCTCGTCGCCAGGGACTCCTGCGGGTCTCACGTGACCGCTATATCCCGCAGGAGTCAAGTGGCTCTCCGCTCATTCCACACTAGGTGAAAAGCACTATTTTCATACTCCAGGGTGCAAATACTCATTTGCATGAAGGTCTACCCTGAAAATAACCTGGGTAGTGGAGTTCCATGCGCTGCGATCCACACTAGGTGAATGCACTATTTTCATACTCCATGGTGCAAATACTCATTCGCATGGATGTCTACCCTGAAAATAACTTAGTTGGCGGAGTTTCATGAGCTGCAATCCACTCAGGATACCGCGAGGCGTGCGGTGAGCTTAATCAGAGCAAGCTCTTGGGGGATCATGATATGCATAGAGTCATATTTATTTTGATTTATATAACTTTTTTCTTTTTACCCCTTTCATGGTATTTTCATAGATGTTACAATGGCACATGTGAAATATGTACATAGAAACTTCATTTCACGAATTAGTCTAAATTCCTAAATCTTCACGCAAAGAAAGGGTGTTTTCAATGCATTATGGAAGCAAAGGCTGGTATGTTGAAAAGCTTAAAGAAGCTGGCGTACGCACCTATGAAGGACGTAAAGTTGAGAAGTACAAAAAGCACGTTCTTGCAAGTCTATTAGAAAAAACTAAATAACCTGACGGTCGCAGCTCATCTTTCAGAGCTGCGATTATTTATTTTAAGGCTATATACACCAAACACAATAAATAGATAAACCACCAAAAATCTAAAAGGAAATACAGCTATGAAATATCAACTAATCAAGAGGGGAACATTCCTCAATAAATAT
Encoded here:
- a CDS encoding DUF2639 domain-containing protein, translated to MHYGSKGWYVEKLKEAGVRTYEGRKVEKYKKHVLASLLEKTK